In Lentibacillus sp. JNUCC-1, the genomic window AAACAGCACTTGGTACACCTGTTGCCATACTGATTGCACAACTTTTCGGGGTATCGAATGTGGCCACTGCGGGAATTTTAACGATATTATGCATACAGCCTTCACGGAAAAAATCCATGCTGAGTGCTTGGGACAGGTTTCTGGCGTGTATACTTGCAACATTGTTTTCTGCTTTGTTTTTTGAATTGCTGGGATATAACCCAATAGTATTGGGTGTGTTGCTTGCTGTTTTTATACCGGTGACAGTTTGGTTGAACATCACCACCGGTATCGTAACCAGCTCCGTCATTATCTTAAATTTATATGCGTTTGGCCAATTTTCATGGCCTTTCTTGGTTGATCAATTTGTTTTGATTTCCATCGGTGTGGGAACAGCTCTTCTTTTGAATCTATATATGCCAAGCCTTGATAGAAGGCTCGAACAAGAGCAAAAAAAGCTTGAGATAAATTTTCGAATAATCTTGTCTGAAATCGCTCTATATATTAGAAATAAGAATCAAAATTGGGACGGTAAAGAGCTGAAAGAATCAGAGGAGATTCTTACGGAAGCGATGCATCTGGTTGAATTGGATAAGGAAAATCATATGCTGCGATCGGAACACCCGTATTATGATTATTTCAAAATGCGGAAAAGGCAGTTAGAAACATTGAGACGTATGCTGCCACTGGTCACTAGGCTCTCTGTGGAAGCTGAAACATCTGAGGAAATTGCAGCGTTTTTCGAGCGCCTGTCTCGTTCTGTTCACCCGGGAAATACAGCGATTTATTTTCTTGATGAGCTTAAGAATATCCGTAAGGCGTTTAATGATGAGGCCTTGCCCGATAATCGGAAAGAATTCGAAACCCGCGCAAATTTGTACCGGCTCCTGTATGAGATTGAGCAATATCTAAAATATAAACATCAATTTAAAAAGAGTGATTTAGCAAAAGATAAAAATAAAAAGACTGGTTCAGCCACTTGAGCTGCCAGTCTCCTCTATTAAAGAAAAGCCAATCCGTATGTCATGGTGGACAACACCATTGCGATAATCATCACGTACACAGCAATTCTTGTTCTTTTCTCACGTTTTGACTTTTTTCTTTGTGTGTATGTTTTTGTTTGTTTTGCAGCCATGGTTATAACCCCCTTTAAACCCGGTAAACTATGTCTATTCTATCGTGAATAGACCATAACGACAAGTGAAAT contains:
- a CDS encoding aromatic acid exporter family protein, with the translated sequence MKIGYRTIKTALGTPVAILIAQLFGVSNVATAGILTILCIQPSRKKSMLSAWDRFLACILATLFSALFFELLGYNPIVLGVLLAVFIPVTVWLNITTGIVTSSVIILNLYAFGQFSWPFLVDQFVLISIGVGTALLLNLYMPSLDRRLEQEQKKLEINFRIILSEIALYIRNKNQNWDGKELKESEEILTEAMHLVELDKENHMLRSEHPYYDYFKMRKRQLETLRRMLPLVTRLSVEAETSEEIAAFFERLSRSVHPGNTAIYFLDELKNIRKAFNDEALPDNRKEFETRANLYRLLYEIEQYLKYKHQFKKSDLAKDKNKKTGSAT
- the prli42 gene encoding stressosome-associated protein Prli42: MAAKQTKTYTQRKKSKREKRTRIAVYVMIIAMVLSTMTYGLAFL